GAATCGCAATGAGCTGCAACGTTTCACCACGGATGCCACGGTGAACCCGCATGGCAAGATCTGGGATCGTTGGGGCAATGCCTACTTCACCGATGCGACGGGCAACGTGAACACCTTTGCCGAAGCCTCCTCCAGCTATCTTCCTCGTGAAGGGGGTGGCAGCGCCAAGATGAAACCCTTTTGGGATCGTCCTGCCCGCCCCAGCCCAGGCAATGGCATCATCAGCAGTCGCCATTTTCCGGAAGAGTTTCAGAACAATTTCCTGAACTGCAACGTCATCGGCTTCCAGGGCATCTGGCGGGTGAAGCTGGACCAGGACGGTTCTGGCATGAAGGGAGAAACGGTTGAAGACCTGGTGAAGGCAGACCCGGCGGTGTATCCAACCTTCCGCCCTGCCTGCGTGAGCGTGGGGCCGGATGGCGCGCTTTATTTCTGCGATTGGTCGAATGCCATCATTGGTCACATGCAGCACCATCTGCGTGACCCGAACCGCGACCACAAACATGGCCGCATTTACAAAATGACCTATGAAGGCCGTCCTCTGCTGAAGCCGAAGAAGATTGACGGTGAGCCGATCGCCAACTTGCTTGAACTGCTGAAGGAATGGGAAGATGGCACCCGCCAACTGGCCAAGGTGGAACTGGCGAAACATGAGCCGAAAGAAGTCGCCAGCGCTGCAAAAAAATGGGCCGCCGCTTTGGACAAAACGGACGCTGAGTATGAGCACCATCGCCTAGAGGCCCTGTGGACTCACCAGTGGGTGGACGTGGTGGATGTGGACCTGCTAAAAGAGGTGCTGGCCTCGCCCGAGCCACGTGCCCGCGCTGCCGCCACACGTGTTCTTTGCTACTGGAAAGATCGTGTGCCTGGCGCGCTGGATCTGCTGCGTGTTTCCGTCAATGATGCCGACCCACGTGTCCGCATGCATGGCATCCGTGCCCTCAGTTTCTACCAGCCGACGGATGAGGCGGAGAAGGCGCTGGAGATCGCCTACGATGTGCTGAAGCACCCGACGGATTACTACATTGATCACGTTTTTAGCGAATGCCGCAAAGGCCTCCAGAGTGTGTTGAAGACCAAGCTGCTGCCCAAAGATCCCGCCGCCCTGGCGGAGTTCATTGCCAAGACCACCGATGCCGATCTGAAAGGCCTGCCCGATGTGGAGCCCGTGCTGATCGAAAAACTCACCCGCCCGAAGCTCCCTGCGGACATGCGCGCCTCAGCCCTGATCGAATTGGTGAAACTCACGGGGCAAGATCGCACCCTGGAAATCGTGAAATTGCTCCAGCGCATTGATGCTGCAGAAGGTCGTCTGAATGCCACGGCAGAGGAAATTGGAAAAATCCTGGTGTTGGAAAATCGTGGGCATCTTGCCCGTCATCGTGATGGCTTGGTAGCTCTGGCGAAGCAAGGTAAACAAGCCCCGGTCATCCGCGCTGCCTATGCCGCTTTGGTCGTGACGGATCTGGGGCCAGATGAAATCTGGAAAGCCACGGACGCATCATCCCGGCATTACCTCATTGAGTCCATCGGCCTCATTCCGGCCAGCAGCGCAGGCCTGAGAAACAAATTCCAGCCCCTGCTCATAGCTCTTTTGAAAGAAGGTAAAACGGATGGGCAAACTTTGCGCGCCGTCTTGGCTGCCCTGCCTTTGATGACGGGGAATCAAACCAGCGCCAACTTCGCCCTCGCTGCCGATCACTTGATCGAAGGCAAGGAACGCAATGCTGCGGCGAAGGCACTGCTGAAGTTCCCGAAAGCCAACTGGGATGCCGCGAAGGCCAAGCCTCTCACGGACAGTGTTCTGGCCTATGCTAAGACCGTGCCTGCCGGAGATCGCTCCAAGCAGGAGTATGTCGAAGTCATCACAGCAGCCAAAGAAATGGCCGCACTGCAAGGTGCTGCTGCCGAGGCAGTGCTGAAGGAACTCAGTGCCGTCAGTGTGGATGTCTTCATCGTTCATACCGTCCATGAGCAGCTTCGCTACGACACGACCAAGCTGACCGTGAAGGCTGGGAAATCCTTTGAGGTCATCTTTGAAAACGACGACGTCATGCCGCATAATTTCGTCATCGTTCCTCCCGGCAAACACATGGAAATCGGCAATGCAGCCATGACCATGACGCCTGATAAGCTGGACAAACAAGGCCGGGCCTACCTGCCTGCGGCCTTTGAAAAAGACATCATCGCGGCCACGAAGCTGATGGAGCCAGGTCAAAAGGAACAGCTCAAAGTGCGTGCGCCCAACCAGCCAGGCGACTATGAATTTGTCTGCACCTTCCCAGGCCATGCCCTCATCATGTGGGGTACCCTCACCGTGACGAAGTAACCTTTCCCAACCCAACCTATGATCCGTCGTACCTTTCTCACCCTTGCCGCTGCGTTACCGCTGGGCACCTGTTTCGCAGCCGAAGATTTCCTGAGCTATGAGCCGAAAGGCGAGGCAAAGGGCAAGCATATCGTGCTCCTGGCAGGCGATGAAGAATACCGCAGTGAAGAAGCCCTGCCGATGCTGGCTAAGGTGCTGAGCGAGCGCCATGGCTTTAAAACCACAGTGCTCTTCTCGGTAGGTGCAGATGGCACCGTGGATCCCACTGCAGGAGGCAGCCTCACCAATCCTCAGGCTCTGGACAGCGCCGATGCGATTGTCATGCTGCTGCGTTTCCGCAAATGGAATGAGGAGACTCTGGGCAAATTCGATGCCGCCATCAAACGTGGCATTCCCGTCATCGCCCTGCGCACCAGCACCCACGCTTTTGCAGGGATTCCCAATGACAGCAAGTTCGCTTCCTGGAACTGGAACAAGGACGGTGGCTGGGGCAAAAAAGTACTGGGTGAGACCTGGGTAAGCCACTGGGGCCATCACAAGTTTGAAGCCACTCAAGGCGTCATCGAGGCCGCCAATGCCAGCGACTCCCTTCTCAACGGAGTCACTGATGTCTTTGGCACTAGCGATGTTTATGAGGCCTACCCTCCGGCGGATGCGAAGATCCTGATGCGCGGGCGCGTGCTCAAAGGCATGACCCCCGACTCCGGTTCTCTGGAAACCGTCAAGGCCCGCGCGACGGACAAGAAGGAGCAGCCTGTGAATGAGCCCATGATGCCCATCGCCTGGACTCGCAGCGTGAAGAACGAGGCTGGCACGGAGAATAAGATCTTCACCACCACCATGGGTGCCGCCACGGATCTGACCAACGAAAGCCTGCGTCGTCTGGTGCTGAATGGCGTTTACTGGGGTTTCGGCCTGCCCGTGCCCACAAAGGCAGATGTCTCCCTGGTGGGTGATTACAACCCCACGGCCTACGGTTTTAACGGCTTCAAAAAAGGCCTGAAGATCAGCGATTTGAAGTAGGGCTCCAAGCTTTCATCTCTATGCAAAGGGCGACTGCGAAGTCGCCCTTTGTTTTTTGATGGATGTGGTGAGGACATGCCCAACAAGCCCCTTTCGAAGTTCATCAGACGCATTACTCTGTCGGCGACATGGCAGACCTTGGCAGACTCAATCAACTCCCCGTTCTCTACAGCACCTCGCAGGGCATTTATCTGGGGGGCGGAGATCATGGAGAGATTCTGCTGCCAAACCGTTACGTGCCACGGGGAACCCAGATTGACGATATCCTGGAGGTCTTTGTTTACCGGGATTCTGAAGACCGTCTGGTCGCCACCACCGAACGCCCGCTTGCAATGGTCGGGGAATCCGCCCCGCTGCGCGTAGTCAGCGTGAACCGCAATGTTGGGGCATTTCTGGACTGGGGCCTCCCGAAGGACCTGCTGCTGCCTTTTCGCCAGCAGGCAGAACAGGTTTTTGTGGGGGACACGGTCATCGCCCACGTCATGGTGGATGCAAAGACAGACCGCATCATCGCCACAACGAAGATTAACAAACACCTCAACAAAGCCCAACCCGTCGGCTTTAAGCCTGGGCAGCCGGTTGCCTTGGTCATCCTGGCAGAGACTCCGCTGGGCTACAATGCCATCGTCGAAGGCACTCACCAGGGCCTGCTTTACCACAGCAATGTGGGTGCGACCTTGGAGATAGGGCAGAAGTTGAAGGGCTTTGTCACTGCTATCCGCCCAGGGGGAAAGCTGGATCTCAGCCTGGATGCGAGGGGGTATCAACGTGTGGCCCCGCTGACCGACCAGATCCTGCAGGCTCTCCAGGCCAATGGCGGGCAGCTTTCTTTTGATGACGATAGCTCACCCGAGGTCATTCGGCAGAACTTTGATTGCAGCAAAAAAGCTTTCAAGCAGGCGCTCGGGGCCTTGTTTCGCCAGCGCCGTATCCGCTTCACGAATCCCGGCATCGCCTATGTGGACATCCGCGAAAGCACCGGGCAGGAGTGGCGGCCAGGGGAGTAGTCCCAAAAGTATTCTTGGACCCGCCTACGGCGTGGACGAACTCAGGTAGTAGCAGCAAAACTCGGTCTTTACCCAGACGTTTTTCCCCTCTATATCGCGATCATGCACGATCCACGCGTTGACCAGCTCGCTCGCCAACTTGTCCGTTACTCCACCCAAGTGAAAAAGGGGGACTTTGTCTGGATTGACTGC
The Prosthecobacter algae genome window above contains:
- a CDS encoding PVC-type heme-binding CxxCH protein translates to MKTSFSIFFAILGLVAPLRAQVEFQKGDSIAILGNVLPDRSQHYGWLEAMLTQANADKDLTFRNLAFSGDEVQTWHRVDGFGSRDEWLSKVKADVIFAFYGNNESFKGYEGLDAFKKNLDTFLKETKAKKYNGKGAPKIVLFSPIALEKLTNPSLPPVEEKNTNLQNYTAAMNEVAAANGVTLVDLFAPSQKIASQAPLSLNGLYLNEQGDKAVAEAAFKGITGKEAPPVNDKLRKAIVEKNWEWHQRYRTVDGYNVYGGRSGLAYAPGVGAFKQNEKDPAKPYTSNFQVMQQEMSQRDVKTANRDLRVWAIAKGGDLVVKDDNLPQVESVPTNMPNPKDGKDFNKTPMKGMTFTEDGLVAIPDAAEKMKDIQVHSGMKIQLFADEKMFPELVNPVAMQWDTKGRLWVSAWLNYPGRTPTSPKGDSLLIFEDTDGDGKADKMTTFADDLNCPTGFQIYKDGVIVMQSPSLLYIADTDGDGKADKRERILMGLCAADSHHETCYLSYDNGGAIYPSDGVFHRTQVETIYGVVRNTNGAIYRYDLNRNELQRFTTDATVNPHGKIWDRWGNAYFTDATGNVNTFAEASSSYLPREGGGSAKMKPFWDRPARPSPGNGIISSRHFPEEFQNNFLNCNVIGFQGIWRVKLDQDGSGMKGETVEDLVKADPAVYPTFRPACVSVGPDGALYFCDWSNAIIGHMQHHLRDPNRDHKHGRIYKMTYEGRPLLKPKKIDGEPIANLLELLKEWEDGTRQLAKVELAKHEPKEVASAAKKWAAALDKTDAEYEHHRLEALWTHQWVDVVDVDLLKEVLASPEPRARAAATRVLCYWKDRVPGALDLLRVSVNDADPRVRMHGIRALSFYQPTDEAEKALEIAYDVLKHPTDYYIDHVFSECRKGLQSVLKTKLLPKDPAALAEFIAKTTDADLKGLPDVEPVLIEKLTRPKLPADMRASALIELVKLTGQDRTLEIVKLLQRIDAAEGRLNATAEEIGKILVLENRGHLARHRDGLVALAKQGKQAPVIRAAYAALVVTDLGPDEIWKATDASSRHYLIESIGLIPASSAGLRNKFQPLLIALLKEGKTDGQTLRAVLAALPLMTGNQTSANFALAADHLIEGKERNAAAKALLKFPKANWDAAKAKPLTDSVLAYAKTVPAGDRSKQEYVEVITAAKEMAALQGAAAEAVLKELSAVSVDVFIVHTVHEQLRYDTTKLTVKAGKSFEVIFENDDVMPHNFVIVPPGKHMEIGNAAMTMTPDKLDKQGRAYLPAAFEKDIIAATKLMEPGQKEQLKVRAPNQPGDYEFVCTFPGHALIMWGTLTVTK
- a CDS encoding ThuA domain-containing protein, whose amino-acid sequence is MIRRTFLTLAAALPLGTCFAAEDFLSYEPKGEAKGKHIVLLAGDEEYRSEEALPMLAKVLSERHGFKTTVLFSVGADGTVDPTAGGSLTNPQALDSADAIVMLLRFRKWNEETLGKFDAAIKRGIPVIALRTSTHAFAGIPNDSKFASWNWNKDGGWGKKVLGETWVSHWGHHKFEATQGVIEAANASDSLLNGVTDVFGTSDVYEAYPPADAKILMRGRVLKGMTPDSGSLETVKARATDKKEQPVNEPMMPIAWTRSVKNEAGTENKIFTTTMGAATDLTNESLRRLVLNGVYWGFGLPVPTKADVSLVGDYNPTAYGFNGFKKGLKISDLK
- a CDS encoding CvfB family protein, giving the protein MADLGRLNQLPVLYSTSQGIYLGGGDHGEILLPNRYVPRGTQIDDILEVFVYRDSEDRLVATTERPLAMVGESAPLRVVSVNRNVGAFLDWGLPKDLLLPFRQQAEQVFVGDTVIAHVMVDAKTDRIIATTKINKHLNKAQPVGFKPGQPVALVILAETPLGYNAIVEGTHQGLLYHSNVGATLEIGQKLKGFVTAIRPGGKLDLSLDARGYQRVAPLTDQILQALQANGGQLSFDDDSSPEVIRQNFDCSKKAFKQALGALFRQRRIRFTNPGIAYVDIRESTGQEWRPGE